A part of Antechinus flavipes isolate AdamAnt ecotype Samford, QLD, Australia chromosome 6, AdamAnt_v2, whole genome shotgun sequence genomic DNA contains:
- the RPS13 gene encoding 40S ribosomal protein S13, whose product MGRMHAPGKGLSQSALPYRRSVPTWLKLTSDDVKEQIYKLAKKGLTPSQIGVILRDSHGVAQVRFVTGNKILRILKSKGLAPDLPEDLYHLIKKAVAVRKHLERNRKDKDSKFRLILNESRIHRLARYYKTKRVLPPNWKYESSTASALVA is encoded by the exons ATGGGTCGCATGCACGCTCCCGG GAAGGGCCTGTCCCAGTCTGCTCTGCCGTACCGTCGCAGCGTGCCCACG TGGCTGAAGCTCACTTCGGACGACGTGAAGGAGCAGATCTACAAGCTGGCCAAGAAGGGCCTGACGCCTTCCCAGATCG gTGTGATCCTTAGGGATTCTCATGGTGTGGCACAAGTACGCTTTGTAACTGGTAACAAAATTTTGAGAATTCTAAAGTCCAAGGGACTTGCCCCTGACCTTCCTGAAGATCTTTATCACTTGATCAAGAAAGCTGTTGCTGTCCGAAAGCATcttgagagaaacagaaag GATAAGGATTCCAAATTCCGGCTGATTCTGAATGAGAGCCGTATTCACCGGTTGGCTCGTTATTACAAGACCAAGAGAGTGCTCCCACCCAATTGGAAATA TGAATCATCCACAGCCTCTGCTCTGGTTGCATAA